In Verrucomicrobiota bacterium, a single window of DNA contains:
- a CDS encoding response regulator, which translates to MTKRILLVDDEPAELKNTRGELTLIDSNYEIEVASSGQEALTKVETNQFDIVLCDMIMPGMDGAMLLEEMKKRCPRTARFIYSAPSELNTALKTVDVAHQYFIKPCNSKRLAKAIQNISNSEDLLQKRQLREIILRIDTIPSIPSLYVEISQKLEDPLTSTEDIAKLIERDPAMTAKILKLVNSAFFGAAKQQITSVQEAVAFLGLELVKTLVLSMKVFAQFKGNHAKGFNVDGLWEYSFEAAQMSRMIAQMEKGDKKLYDEAFAGALLQDIGQLVMACNFKKDYERVLYLEEHEDMDLLEVEYSVIGANHADLGAFLMELWGLPESIVRCIKYHHHPLAARENEFTALTAVHVASMILGKKRPVANLSDIEGLDIKYLELLEIQERLPEWMEVMV; encoded by the coding sequence ATGACAAAGCGCATTTTATTGGTGGATGATGAGCCTGCGGAATTAAAAAATACGCGTGGAGAACTCACATTAATTGATTCCAACTACGAGATAGAAGTTGCTTCCAGTGGTCAAGAAGCTTTGACCAAGGTAGAGACTAATCAATTTGATATTGTGTTATGTGACATGATAATGCCTGGGATGGATGGAGCGATGCTATTAGAGGAAATGAAGAAGCGTTGCCCTAGAACTGCTCGTTTTATTTATTCTGCCCCATCTGAATTGAATACCGCGTTGAAGACCGTTGATGTAGCTCATCAATATTTTATCAAGCCATGTAATTCAAAGAGACTAGCCAAAGCCATTCAAAATATAAGTAACTCCGAAGACTTATTACAAAAAAGGCAATTGCGTGAGATTATTCTTAGGATTGATACAATTCCCTCTATTCCTAGTCTCTATGTCGAGATAAGCCAAAAGTTGGAAGATCCACTAACTTCTACTGAGGACATAGCAAAGCTTATTGAAAGAGATCCTGCTATGACCGCTAAAATCCTTAAATTAGTTAATTCTGCTTTCTTTGGAGCAGCTAAGCAACAGATCACATCAGTTCAAGAGGCTGTTGCTTTTTTGGGCCTTGAGTTGGTGAAGACCTTGGTGCTCAGTATGAAGGTGTTTGCTCAATTCAAGGGCAATCATGCTAAAGGATTTAATGTAGACGGCTTGTGGGAATATAGTTTTGAAGCAGCTCAGATGTCTCGCATGATTGCTCAGATGGAAAAAGGGGATAAGAAATTATACGACGAAGCATTCGCTGGGGCACTCTTACAAGATATTGGACAGCTTGTGATGGCTTGTAATTTTAAAAAAGACTACGAGAGGGTTTTGTATTTAGAGGAACATGAGGATATGGATTTGCTTGAGGTAGAATACTCCGTAATTGGTGCCAACCACGCTGATTTAGGAGCTTTCTTAATGGAGTTATGGGGTCTTCCTGAATCTATTGTGCGTTGTATCAAATATCACCATCATCCATTAGCTGCAAGAGAGAATGAGTTTACAGCTTTAACAGCTGTGCATGTAGCAAGTATGATTCTTGGTAAGAAGCGGCCTGTTGCAAATTTAAGCGACATTGAAGGGCTCGATATTAAATATTTGGAGCTACTAGAAATCCAAGAGCGCTTGCCAGAGTGGATGGAAGTAATGGTTTAG
- a CDS encoding dipeptidase, which yields MLENDQLEEYLDFLRFGSISTDSEYKDQVETCGAWLVDKLSTLGLDAKLHQTKGCPIVVGSNKHQENRKTVLIYGHYDVQPVDPIDAWDHPPFEPHVDGHMVYARGASDNKGQIFSHILGVQKIIEKNGEVPVNIIFLIEGEEEIGSPNLEPFLEEHKDELACDVILVSDTDMVAPGVPTLAYGLRGVAALEVTLKGPKHDLHSGIYGGGVMNPLTALARLVASLHDEKMKVSVDGFYNDVLDLFPWEKEAWEKLPITDQDWLDHTGVPKLEGERECTTLERLWSRPTVEVNGLWGGYQGEGTKTVIPSEANAKLTFRTVPNQTADQVLDCVEKHLRKHCPESVTIEIERGHSGEGYLCNPQSSYGKAAQKALRKAFNGKDPALVREGGSIPIIAGFQRILGVDTLLLGLALPDCRAHSPNENFDLRNMEYGIHLSGLLLREIANL from the coding sequence ATGTTAGAAAACGATCAGTTAGAAGAGTATCTGGATTTTTTAAGGTTTGGGAGTATCTCCACGGATTCAGAATACAAGGACCAGGTGGAAACTTGTGGAGCTTGGCTTGTTGATAAATTATCTACCCTAGGCTTAGACGCGAAGCTCCATCAGACAAAAGGTTGTCCAATAGTGGTTGGTAGCAATAAACATCAAGAAAATAGAAAAACCGTTTTAATTTATGGTCATTACGATGTTCAACCTGTTGATCCTATAGATGCATGGGATCACCCGCCGTTTGAGCCACATGTTGATGGACATATGGTCTATGCAAGGGGGGCTTCGGATAACAAGGGACAAATTTTTTCCCATATTTTGGGTGTGCAAAAAATCATTGAGAAGAATGGCGAAGTTCCTGTGAATATAATTTTTTTGATCGAGGGAGAAGAAGAAATTGGTAGTCCTAATTTAGAACCTTTCTTGGAAGAGCACAAGGATGAGCTAGCTTGTGATGTCATCTTGGTTTCCGATACGGATATGGTGGCTCCTGGTGTTCCAACACTGGCCTATGGTCTCCGTGGAGTTGCTGCTCTGGAAGTTACTCTCAAGGGCCCCAAACACGATTTGCATTCAGGGATCTATGGAGGAGGGGTAATGAATCCTCTTACCGCATTAGCAAGACTAGTAGCGTCACTGCATGATGAGAAAATGAAGGTTTCAGTAGATGGTTTTTACAACGATGTTTTGGATCTTTTCCCATGGGAAAAGGAGGCGTGGGAAAAGCTCCCGATTACTGACCAAGATTGGCTGGACCATACTGGTGTTCCTAAATTAGAAGGCGAAAGAGAATGTACAACTTTAGAGCGTTTGTGGTCACGCCCCACTGTTGAAGTAAATGGTCTTTGGGGAGGTTATCAGGGTGAGGGTACAAAGACAGTTATCCCATCAGAGGCAAATGCGAAGCTAACATTCCGCACAGTTCCTAATCAAACAGCTGATCAAGTCTTAGATTGCGTGGAGAAGCATTTGCGTAAGCATTGTCCAGAATCCGTAACCATAGAGATAGAGAGAGGGCATAGCGGCGAAGGCTATCTCTGTAATCCGCAAAGCAGTTATGGGAAAGCAGCTCAAAAAGCTCTGCGTAAAGCTTTTAATGGTAAAGATCCTGCACTAGTCAGGGAAGGTGGTAGTATTCCCATCATTGCGGGCTTTCAGCGCATCTTGGGTGTGGACACTTTGCTTCTTGGTTTGGCTTTGCCAGATTGCCGAGCTCATTCTCCAAATGAGAATTTTGATCTAAGAAACATGGAGTATGGCATTCATCTTTCAGGCTTACTATTGCGTGAAATTGCTAACCTGTAA
- a CDS encoding translation initiation factor → MARSKKRKVNTDRSNSFTGLNDLGNALDALPLENLKLESAETSPKPPRSARCDSAKESQDHTPPNPSRILIRKETAHRGGKAVLIIHDFPKSISNDAIEFLAKSLRKHCGTGGTTKNRTIEIQGEQHLTKIRSFLSAQGFRSAGIS, encoded by the coding sequence ATGGCTAGGAGTAAAAAGAGAAAAGTCAATACTGACAGGTCAAACAGTTTTACCGGACTAAACGACTTAGGCAATGCCTTAGATGCATTACCTCTAGAGAATTTAAAACTAGAAAGTGCTGAGACTTCACCCAAACCACCCCGAAGCGCCAGATGCGATTCAGCTAAAGAAAGCCAAGACCATACCCCCCCTAACCCTTCCCGTATTTTAATACGAAAAGAGACGGCACACCGTGGAGGTAAAGCAGTTTTAATTATACACGACTTCCCTAAAAGCATAAGCAATGATGCCATTGAATTCCTAGCCAAGTCGCTTCGTAAGCACTGTGGAACAGGTGGAACAACTAAAAATAGAACCATCGAAATCCAGGGGGAGCAACATCTCACAAAAATTCGTTCCTTTTTATCAGCTCAAGGCTTCAGGTCAGCAGGTATTTCATAG
- a CDS encoding putative 4-mercaptohistidine N1-methyltransferase: MTTPIYESRELLDQYLLFHYGSEKEILPYPGGPRDALGYPVRCALECQSQKIHHPGNENLRALDLGCAVGRSTFEIARAYHEVIGVDFSHQFINTAKILKAQGDFAYSRIEEGSRKTQLNASVPHEIDRSRVQFEQGDACNLRKDLGSFHLILMANLIDRLPNPKACLERLPNLLFPKGILVITSPYTWMEVYTPKDQWTGGTDDKTTLEGLRAVLEPNFNLLKTKDMPFLIREHARKFQWSVAQASIWQNN, encoded by the coding sequence ATGACAACACCTATTTATGAATCCCGGGAACTGTTAGATCAATATCTTCTCTTTCACTATGGATCAGAAAAGGAAATTCTTCCTTACCCAGGAGGACCTCGAGATGCCCTAGGTTACCCTGTTAGATGCGCTCTAGAATGCCAGAGCCAAAAAATCCATCATCCAGGAAATGAAAACCTCCGTGCTCTTGATCTAGGTTGTGCCGTCGGGCGTTCAACCTTTGAGATTGCCAGAGCTTATCATGAAGTGATAGGCGTAGACTTCTCCCATCAATTTATTAACACAGCAAAGATCCTCAAGGCTCAAGGAGATTTTGCTTATAGTCGAATTGAAGAAGGAAGCCGCAAAACTCAACTTAACGCTTCAGTGCCTCATGAGATTGACCGCTCGCGCGTTCAATTTGAACAAGGTGATGCTTGCAATTTAAGAAAAGACTTAGGCTCATTTCATCTTATCTTAATGGCCAATCTCATTGACCGACTTCCAAATCCTAAGGCATGTTTAGAGCGTCTTCCAAATTTACTCTTCCCGAAAGGAATACTAGTCATCACATCTCCTTACACTTGGATGGAGGTCTATACACCTAAGGATCAATGGACAGGCGGAACTGATGATAAAACCACACTCGAAGGACTTAGAGCCGTATTAGAACCTAACTTCAATCTTCTTAAAACCAAAGATATGCCTTTCCTTATTCGAGAGCATGCTCGAAAATTCCAATGGTCAGTGGCTCAAGCCAGTATTTGGCAAAATAATTAG
- a CDS encoding histidine triad nucleotide-binding protein has protein sequence MIEKSLFEKIVDREISAEIVYEDNLSLAFKDISPQAPKHLLIIPKKRYNRIAEVPESEKSLLGHLLIVAAKVAMDAGIEDSGYRVIINNGKDGGESIPHLHLHVVGGRPLSWPPG, from the coding sequence ATGATAGAAAAAAGCCTATTTGAGAAAATTGTAGATCGCGAAATATCTGCTGAGATAGTATATGAAGACAATCTTAGTTTAGCTTTCAAAGATATTAGTCCCCAGGCCCCAAAGCACCTTTTGATCATACCCAAAAAGCGTTACAATCGAATAGCAGAGGTTCCTGAAAGTGAAAAAAGCCTCCTGGGCCATTTACTGATAGTTGCTGCTAAAGTAGCTATGGATGCAGGTATAGAAGATAGTGGTTACCGAGTCATCATTAACAATGGAAAAGATGGCGGCGAGTCCATTCCTCATTTACATCTGCATGTAGTCGGAGGGCGCCCACTATCTTGGCCTCCAGGTTAG